GAGATGGTGATGCCGGGCGACAACATCACGATGTCGATCGAGCTGATCACGCCGATCGCGATGGAGAAGGAGCTTCGGTTCGCCATCCGCGAGGGTGGCCGCACCGTGGGCGCCGGCGTCGTCGCGGAAATCATCGAGTAGCGGCCAGGGCCGCGTGACACGCGGGGCGCCCGGGGCGCCCCCGATGGAGCAACCGGATGCGCGAGCAGATCCTGCTGGCCTGTGGCGAGTGCAAGCGGCGCAACTACACCACCAAGAAGAACAAGCGCCTGCACCCCGACCGGGTCGAGTTCAAGAAGTACTGTCGCTTCTGCAAGAAGCACACGCCCCACAAGGAAACGAAGTAAAGGGACGGGCGGCGGCCGGCCGGCGGATTCGCCGGGCGGCCGTGTCGCGCGGTCCAGCGGTAGGCCTGTAGCTCAGCTGGCTAGAGCACCGGTCTCCAAAACCGGGGGTCGGGGGTTCGAATCCCTCCAGGCCTGCCATCCCTCCGGGAGGATGTTTCGGGAATGGCGCAGATCGTCCAGCAGTCGGTCACGTTTCTCAAGGAAGTGCGCGACGAGTTCCGCAAGGTCAGCCGTCCGACGCTGCCCGAGCTGCGAAACTCCACGCTCGTCGTGAGCATCACGGTGGGGCTGATCGGGCTGACCGTCGGCCTCCTGGACCAGATCTTCGGGCGCGTGGTCCAGCTCGTGCTGAGCTTCCGGTAGCAGGGGCGTGACAATGGCGAAGCAGTGGTTCGTGGTCCATACGTACTCCGGCCACGAGAAGAAGGTCCAGGAGAACATCCAGCGCGCCGCGCGGGCCGCCGGCCTCGAGGAGGCGTTCGGCGACGTCATCGTGGCGACCGAGGAATTCGCGGAGATGAAGGAGGGCAAGCGCACCGTGTCCCGGCGGCGCACCTTCCCCAGCTACGTGCTCCTCAACATGGACATGTCCGAGGCGACCCGGACCCTGGTGACGAACGTGCCCGGGGTGACCGGGTTCGTGGGCTCCGGCGCCAACCCCATCGCGCTCAAGGAAGCGGAAATCGAGCGCGTGAAGGGCCGCATGAAGGAGTCCAAGGGCGGGCGCCCGGCGCCCGAGTCGAAGTACCGCGTGGGCGAGCACGTCAAGGTGGTGGACGGCCCGTTCAACGGGTTCACGGGCGTGGTGGACGAGACGCACCCCGAACGCGGGAAACTCAAGGTGATGGTCAGCATCTTCGGGCGCGCCACTCCGGTGGAGCTCGATTACCTGCAGGTGCAGCCGGTCTAGGCTGGCGCGTCGCGCGGCGGCCCCGTCCGGGCGGACGGGCCGGCAGCGCCGGATCTTCGGAAGGACAGCAAGATGGCGAAAGAAATCACCGCTCTCGTGAAGTTGCAGGTGCCCGCCGGCGCCGCCAACCCCGCGCCGCCGATCGGTCCGGCCCTGGGACAGCACGGCGTCAACATCATGGACTTCTGCAAGCAGTTCAACGCCCGGACCCAGGCGCAGGCCGGCCTGATCATCCCGGCGGTGATCACGATCTACAAGGACCGGAGCTTCACCTTCATCCTGAAGACCCCGCCCGCCGCGGTGCTGCTCAAGCGCGCCGCGGGAATCGCGAAGGGCTCCGGGGTGCCGAACCGCAACAAGGTGGCCAAGGTCACGCTGGCGCAGGTCCGCGAGATCGCCGAGCTCAAGAAGCCCGACCTCAACTCCAACGACGTCGAGCACGCAATGAGCATGGTGATGG
The sequence above is drawn from the Candidatus Eisenbacteria bacterium genome and encodes:
- the nusG gene encoding transcription termination/antitermination factor NusG gives rise to the protein MAKQWFVVHTYSGHEKKVQENIQRAARAAGLEEAFGDVIVATEEFAEMKEGKRTVSRRRTFPSYVLLNMDMSEATRTLVTNVPGVTGFVGSGANPIALKEAEIERVKGRMKESKGGRPAPESKYRVGEHVKVVDGPFNGFTGVVDETHPERGKLKVMVSIFGRATPVELDYLQVQPV
- the rplK gene encoding 50S ribosomal protein L11 codes for the protein MAKEITALVKLQVPAGAANPAPPIGPALGQHGVNIMDFCKQFNARTQAQAGLIIPAVITIYKDRSFTFILKTPPAAVLLKRAAGIAKGSGVPNRNKVAKVTLAQVREIAELKKPDLNSNDVEHAMSMVMGTARSMGIEIAS
- the tuf gene encoding elongation factor Tu (EF-Tu; promotes GTP-dependent binding of aminoacyl-tRNA to the A-site of ribosomes during protein biosynthesis; when the tRNA anticodon matches the mRNA codon, GTP hydrolysis results; the inactive EF-Tu-GDP leaves the ribosome and release of GDP is promoted by elongation factor Ts; many prokaryotes have two copies of the gene encoding EF-Tu), whose translation is EMVMPGDNITMSIELITPIAMEKELRFAIREGGRTVGAGVVAEIIE
- the rpmG gene encoding 50S ribosomal protein L33; translation: MREQILLACGECKRRNYTTKKNKRLHPDRVEFKKYCRFCKKHTPHKETK
- the secE gene encoding preprotein translocase subunit SecE; this encodes MAQIVQQSVTFLKEVRDEFRKVSRPTLPELRNSTLVVSITVGLIGLTVGLLDQIFGRVVQLVLSFR